A genomic stretch from Asterias rubens chromosome 7, eAstRub1.3, whole genome shotgun sequence includes:
- the LOC117292396 gene encoding muscarinic acetylcholine receptor M3-like — protein MENTTYEANDGTVVFNLSTILVAQEEMHTTAAQQSLYTQSSFTSVVTEEWITFENEFDNNGTLNSTEAVSVSVQQLSDWQIFIASASAVFSSITVLGNLLVLYAFCAERRLRTYTNYYIVGLSIADLVAGAFTMPMYTVYWVLGYWPLGDALCDTYLYVNHVFLHVSVLAILVLAFDRYQAVSQPLKHLQRRTLSHACYMIGIAYVVPILIWLPYIIIWPYITGSTKTAYTCIPYYVIESLTFSILAPIIFFWIPFPIISFMYWRIYLVMKSKKTQRRGRVMMQELSTSTSRVTVAGDTTPSNISVKVQPPQRQHTDDIADVNIILDNGNNQQELGQENPAFDLNEEEQYVRSPSAPTARRNNRRRQWQVRRKTERVARKATGQPVP, from the exons ATGGAAAACACAACCTACGAAGCTAACGATGGGACAGTGGTCTTTAACCTCTCGACTATACTGGTAGCCCAAGAAGAAATGCACACTACAGCCGCCCAGCAAAGTCTGTACACCCAGTCCTCGTTCACTTCGGTCGTAACAGAGGAATGGATCACATTTGAAAATGAGTTTGACAATAACGGGACCTTAAATTCCACTGaagctgttagtgttagtgtccAACAGTTGTCCGACTGGCAGATCTTCATTGCTTCAGCGAGTGCAGTATTTTCGTCCATCACTGTGCTCGGCAACCTCCTTGTCCTGTATGCGTTCTGTGCCGAGCGTCGCTTACGCACCTACACCAATTACTACATCGTAGGTCTCTCTATAGCAGACCTGGTTGCAGGAGCATTCACTATGCCCATGTACACTGTGTACTGGGTGCTAGGATATTGGCCACTTGGAGATGCACTGTGTGATACCTACCTGTACGTCAACCATGTGTTTCTCCACGTCTCTGTTTTGGCGATTCTGGTCTTGGCATTTGATCGTTACCAGGCCGTCTCACAGCCCTTGAAGCACCTTCAGAGACGCACCCTGAGTCACGCCTGCTACATGATCGGCATTGCTTACGTTGTACCCATCCTAATTTGGCTTCCTTATATCATCATCTGGCCGTACATAACAGGTAGTACAAAGACAGCATATACCTGTATTCCATATTACGTAATCGAGAGTCTAACTTTCTCAATCTTGGCACCCATAATTTTTTTCTGGATCCCCTTCCCAATTATCTCGTTCATGTACTGGCGAATTTACCTGGTCATGAAGAGCAAAAAGACTCAACGTAGAGGTCGGGTGATGATGCAGGAGTTGAGTACGAGTACGTCCAGAGTGACAGTAGCCGGAGATACAACCCCTAGTAACATCAGCGTGAAGGTACAACCTCCCCAACGACAGCACACCGACGACATTGCAGACGTGAACATCATCCTAGACAACGGAAACAACCAGCAAGAACTTGGCCAAGAAAACCCTGCCTTCGATCTGAACGAAGAAGAGCAATACG TAAGAAGCCCATCAGCTCCAACGGCACGGCGCAACAACAGAAGAAGACAGTGGCAAGTACGAAGAAAGACCGAGAGAGTCGCAAGGAAAGCAACCGGGCAACCCGTACCCTAA